One window of Nicotiana tomentosiformis chromosome 11, ASM39032v3, whole genome shotgun sequence genomic DNA carries:
- the LOC138901581 gene encoding uncharacterized protein — protein MDNDEGGKLAKPYLLLDMRDLGNMIDGVKRAKHGEGPSGTNLTEDTLSWYISQNPKKWANWVSMASDFMDRFRFNTENAPDVFYIQNLKKKPTETFREYATRWRLEAAKVRPALEEEQLNKFFVRAQDPQYYERLMVIENYKFSDIIKLGKE, from the exons ATGGACAACGATGAAGGAGGAAAGCTGGCAAAGCCTTACTTATTACTGGACATGCGCGATCTGGGAaacatgattgatggggtcaagagagccaagcatggagaaggtccttcagggaccaa CCTTACAGAAGACactttgtcttggtatatcagtcaaaacccaaagaaatgggcaaattgggtaagtatggcatcagattttatggatagattcaggttcaataCAGAGAATGCGCCAGATGTTTTctatattcaaaacctcaagaagaagccgacagaaaccttccgcgagtatgctactcgttggagattagaggccgcaaaggtaaggccagcacttgaagaagaacaattgaataagttctttgttagagctcaagatccaCAGTATTATGAGAGGTTGATGGTCATCGAGAATTacaagttctcagacatcatcaagttgggGAAAGAATAG